aatttttaacatatacaaGAAAGTTcttcaaagtatatatttaagtaattaaatttaccttATATATCAGCCTAATAATTTGCCTCTGTGTTGTGccagttaaataaaatttcttaataatttgaaaaatattttataattatacttgttAATGGATTCGTTTTTGCCGAGAAGGACATCactttttagataatatatatatatatatatatatatatatatagtgtttgaataatatatcttattacgCAATCGatcaaaaatatgtttgtaCAAGTTCTATGCATTCGTGTTTATAACgacaaatataaacaaaattatttaaatcgtcTCTCGAGGAATAATACAGAATCTCATTCAAGCGTCTAAAAATATGCCTTATCTCATATAACTTTTGACTTGAAtccaaattataaatgtatactaTGTATTAATATCGCCACATGAcgatttaatttagttttagcatttttttatacgtgagTATAACCGTACAAATACGATTTTGTAGATCcgatataatcataaattctcctaaataaaatctttgcaaattacatttttcctaTCAATTAGAGGCggatacattttattaattgaaaattattcgcgCTGATCttgaatttattcatttttagaatttttatcgtTTACTGACCACATTTGagtctttaataaatatttatcttttgtttaaatattgtgtgattaaattaaaaaatttatcttgctGCAAATATATTCGTGTCGCGATGTCAGCTGatcatcaaaaatattctcacactattaaaaattaagaaacaaatattactttatttattatgctatattttattttgtttgtgtGACCAAGTAActacatttcaaaaatacatttcaaaaaataaaataaaaagtttcttatATCTGTTGCAATCATTTGTACGCACGaggaaaattctaaataaaaaacaagcgATTTATAGctcatatatgataatttggTTTCGCAActtttgttgtaaaaaatattcattaagaaTTTGATATCATGGATCACGCTACGATTGATGATGCGTCATGAAAATTCCGCCTGACAGATCGATAGGTTAACAATTGTGCTTAGACGATAAAcgagagatatacatattatcaCGATTTATTTGAATCTTTTGTCTGGGATGGTCGTATCCGCGAGCGCATTCGCGGAATAATTCCAACCATTCTCTCGAAAGATCCTCGTGTCATGACCTGTGATAAGTGCTCTAAACAGCCGGCTTTTATTGTTGTTATGCCTTGGATAACATAATCGTCTGCCTCTTTGGTGGCATTAATGAGGGGTATTATGCAAAAAGTAATTGATCCATATAAGAACACATTACGTATAGAAGTAGGTATGAAAGTCTGCGCTTTGaacttgatttattaaaactattattttagttaatgtgtttttgcataataCACATACTgtttagattaaattagaatatttttttgataataaatctaacaatttttataatatcaataatataataattatttaaataccaAAGGTATTTAAGATGTTTAATTAATCGTTATCAAGAAATTATACATCGCactagaaaatattattgcgttatatttatctatatacatcTCATTAATTTCAAGGTTTTATCACTATagtggaaaaataatttcaaggtTTTATCACtatagtgaaaaaataaatgttatataaaccACGTATGCAAAGTATCTTTATTATTGCttatcataatattacaaCATATGCGTTCCGATTAAAAGAACGTCGTgcataatcatttataaacgGCTATACATCGCACATTTATCGTATATTTGTATCATGATAAATCGAATCGTGCTGGACAACATTTGGTCAAACTACAATGTCAACAAATTTCAATCGTTAAAAAAACACGATAGCAATTATAAGTGCTGATgcactaaaaatatttctaattcgactcttcattttaattatcaagcgaaagaaatagtaaataaaCGTGTgctttaattctaattttgcaGTTTTTAATAGAATCCACTTCGCGAATAAACAGAAGATCGAGAGGAATCGAAGAGGATCAAATGAAGCTAAAAGATCTGACGAAAGTACAGAAAGGCAGAAGAGACGAGATAAATGTGAGAAGGTGTCTCATAAAATTTCGTTCATCTGGGAAATGAAATTTACGcgttacatataaaatgcTGGAGGACGCAATATTAGTATCTCTCTTATCTGTATATCTCTTTTCAAAGCTAACACAATCACGCGTGTTAAATAACTACAAGTTATAAGCGTGAAAAGTATGATGTGATATGTCATCGCGTAGCGAGACAATTGCAAAACGGACTTTGTTATTACATGGTGAGATTCAATTCCTCCGCCTGCTTGTGATAAACTAGAACGTCCTTGATGTGGAAGTTGGGTACGGTGAAGTTGGAGGAAACCGGTCTGTCAAGCGGGTATCCTAACGGACGAACGTCCACCACGCTGAGACCCCAGACGGGGGTATCCAACTTTATAGCCATCGTCTCGTCGAAATGCGACACGGCCACGAAGAGCTTCAATGGCATGCCCTCCTTCTTGCCTTTGGGAAGTATCAGACGATCAGGAAAACCGTAAGGCTGTTCTGAGTAGTTGAAGGTCTCGCCACCCTCGAGAGCCTTCACTATCTTCTTGTACAGAACGTCGCTGGGCACCTCGTCCGGAACAACGTAGATGGACTCGTGGCTACTGCGCTCGATCTTGTTGACACCAGTTGTCACTGTAacgattaacattattaacgGCGATCGAAGAACTTGAAACCTTATCTTTCCCCGAAAGGaaactcgaaaaatatatttggccTCTCGTAAAAAGAAGATGCGCGCTGGGAAGTAATTCAGTACTTACGGTCGACGACCCACTGATCCAGCTCTAAAAAGTTCATGTAATTCTCGGTCATGTCCAGCTCGTGGCCGTGAACGTCGTATTTCGGTGCAATGAAGATGCGAATGATTGCCTTGACATTCTTGTCGCTGTTGACTGTGATGTGATAGGTGAAAGGCTTGTGGTTGAGACGGTACTGACGAGCCTTGATGAGCATCGATTGCGCCTCTTTGTGACTACGCACGGACACGACGTTGCTGATCAGCGACTCGAAATGATCGAAGAATGTCAACAACTTGTCAACAGTGACAGATTCGATCGTGACACCCGGGAAGACGAGTTCCTCGTGCGTGTATTTCGGCAAGTGTTGTTTGTATCTAGAGAGAATGTAATTGTGTTGAATAATTTACTTCAATGTTCTTCATTAGAAGTAAATCGGATTGGATTTAGGAAGCCATACCTCATATAGTAAGTGAGAATAGTCTTGTATATTCTCCAGAAGACAGGATCTCTCATACGAGTGCTCATCATCTCAAGAGCGGTAGGGACAGGGTTGTGCTTGGTGGTATGTACCAGGCCGGTGCTGAGGATCTTCCTGTACAATGCATCAATGTGTCCATAATACATGGGATTGACAGATTCAACATTACCCTCGATAGCGTTGGCGAGATGATTGAAACCGTCCACAGAATTGTAAATGTCGATATGTTTGCCGTTCGTATCAACGATGTAGCCCCTGTCGATTGCGTTGGAGATGCGAATGTGGTGGTCGTGCAGAGCCTGTGTCGGATAAGCGTAAAAAGATGATAGTTCATCTTCGAAACCGCCTTTCGACGTTTCTTGGGCATGTTAGTTTTGATAATCGACGAGGGGGAACGTACTACCGACCTGGACATCCTTATACGCTTCAAGAGGAACCACGTAACCGACGGGACGTTGCGGAACCGGCAGACCATTGTGATGCTGCATCGTCGGGTAGTAACCAGAAACGATAGGCTTGGTCACGTCGACGTAATCAATTTCGCCGAGATCGTTCGACAGTCTTTCTATATAATAGCGATTGAGGAACACCTTGTGCATGTACATGTAAAAATCGCCGCGAACGTTCTGGGGCAGGTTGTAATTAACGGTGTTCATCCAAGTTGGGAACTCGTAGGACTGTGCGACATAGAAAGCGTTCAAACCGACATCCTCAGTGAAGTAGCTTAACTTTTGCTGTTCCAAAGTTTCGTCGTTCATCATGTACCAGCCGCTGTAGTTGGCAGGAATGTAGTAATTATCCACACCTCCGATTGTTTTCTTCAGGCCAACTGTAGAGTAGattcgattaatattttaatatacaatagcGTTTTGTTACATTTGTCCTGTTGATTCAAAAGACtttgttttgatatataaaatattataaatagacaGTTTCTGCATCAATCttgttattctattttatcatatgaatataataattatatcaataaataatctttctttaaatttatctaatatttaatttatgaatgcaaattaaaagatcaatatttatctttaaattccAATATAATCTTTCTCAAACACTTAAAATATCATTGATGCACATTTAATTGCCTGTTTAAATTAGCTTTATGTTGCAATTTCTGTTAacatcttgcaatttttttatgtctatAATTACTGTTCGAGaacttttgcatatataaaaataatatattttaaaatctcacTTCTCTAAATAACTATTATCTAGCTAAGGAAagttaataatagtttatagATGTAATATGCgtgctttaattttttgcgcGAATTAAAGTTctgcagaaaaatattatttttttccgatGTATTAATTATCAGTATGTTAAGAATTCTTCTAATCTGAAGAATTCTTAACAtactgataattaatatatcggaaaaaaaaaatatttttctgcagAACTTTAATTCGcgttcataaattaaatatcagatttaaatttaaagaaagattatttattgatataattaaatatactaacCTGATTGTGTGTCGCCCATTGCGATGCGATAGGCCTTATGTATGACCTCGTCGTTGAAGAAGTACTGCGGGTGCAGCTCGTAAATCGGGGGCAGACGGATGTTCTTGGTGTCCGGGCGATGCAAGACGGCGACACTCAAGACATAAGTATACATGTATTCGTTCACGTGGAAGCGTGCCCATACGGCAGTATTATAGAAAGTGTCAAAGTCCTTTGCAGTGTAGAAGACGCGGAACAGGCTCATCGCATCCTGGTGATGTTGGGGAACTGTCATGGTGAACACTTCTCCCCGCGGGAGCATTCCGTGCTTCCATCGCTGCAGGAACTCGGTTATTGCCGCCTAGAACAACCAGACCACGATGTGAAATGCAGCGTTGCTTAATCAGGATCGGAATGAAACCATTTCAGCAAGCTTCTCGTTCAATAAGAAAGTCTCTATCTATCAACTTTAGGCATTTTATcattgaaacaaataataaatgtaaattggaaaaaaaatcgttcCCTCTTCCTCGAGTTACAAGAAGTTATActgcaattttattgtatataatatatatggaaaaagcaattatacttttttttaaatactcatATGTAGCTCTGATTGTGCTACGTCCAATACCTGATCCGTGAAAGAAGCGAGGTTGTCTTCGAGGTTGAAGGTTCGCGCCTTTTGGTAGAGCTCCGGATGGTAGACGGTCGGCTGATCGACGTGCCAGAACAGCTCGTAGAGGTTCCTCTGCTTCACCAGGTACGCCTTGTCGGCGGTGTGGGTGGGCACTTGCGTGGCATGAGCCAGGCACACAGCCGCCAGGAACAACGCAATCGCCTTCATCCTCGTGTTTGCTTCGAGAAGGACCGGCTCGCAGCATCTCGCGcgaattacattatatatagtgGTCTCTGgggagataaaaataattcgggGTGCAACGATTGGTGGCATCCCGAATGAGGTAACCGATAGTGACACCGATAACCAGCGACCAATCTTTGtttgtgtaataattatcttcATATTGATAATTGTGTTTATACCctttgacatttaaaaaatatggaacTCGGAGTTTTTGTCGTAGTATTACGTTATTGTTTTTGcggaaaaaaacataatttctttcaaaatatttctctttaaagtATATCGAAATACTTGGATTCTTTTTGGATATTTTTAACAGATATGGATTAAAATTTAGTTACGAAACGAAATAGAATTGAGATAACACGGCAAAACTTTGCAGTATAAtcttgtgataaaaaaaattaaagcacgCATATTACATCTACAAACTATTATTAACTTTCCTTAGCTAGATAATAGTTATTTAGAGAAgtgagattttaaaatatattatttttatatatgcaaaagttCTCGAACAGTAATTgtagacataaaaaaattgcaagatgATAACAGAAATTGCAACATAAAGCTAATTTAAACAGGCAATTAAATTTGCATCAATGATATTTTAAGTGTTTGAGAAAGATTATATTggaatttaaagataaatattgatcttttaatttacattcataaattaaatattagataagtttaaagaaagattatttattgatataattattgtattcatataataaaatagaataatttaaatttaagaaagaaataaaattaatttgactaATATACTAACCTGATTGTGTGCCTATTGCGATGTAATAAGCCTTATGTATGATCTCTTATGTATGTTGTTTCGAGAATTAAAAGATGTTGCAATGTAATAAGCCTTATGTATGATCTCTTATGTATGTTGTTTCgagaattaaaagataaatatttttgagaatatatctatattaataaataataatcattttaattacagaCAGACTTAAATAATACGATAACGAATGcgataattcaaatataactcgttttttttcgattaagTACGACTTTAAGTACGATAAACTGTTAcctaatgattatataatgtacTATTTGTGCAAATATACAGAGTTttgtattaaatgataaaaatagaacaaattagctaaaaaaagaaagatattaaaatatttctgtagatttaaatatatgtacatacacgtatattgaaaacagaaatttttatattttagaaatatttaatataaaagaaacagaGATAGAAGAGAAATAGAgtttatagaattaaatagctactcattattttttttaaataaatgaattattctaCATACTTATGATATATTcacatatctttttatttatctcgttTTTACACGatcttatttctttaatataaatgtttataaatgtttacagatataaataattatttgttataaccaattaaaaatttcataaaatgagCGTTACAggcgaaaatatatatttttatttttctcattaaattttaaataaatttaaacagaaTTTGTAAACTTgaagattaattatatgacaatatttattatattattttaaataaagatattataattaaatgttaaaaaattattgcaatagaTAGTCTCAagataatatcgataaaatttcttctgataaaataattgctcaaccaattatttttctaatggAAGAAAAGATGAGGAGCTTATTATGAGAGCACAAAAACAAGGAAAgaacatgtatttatataagttaagattttaatatatttttaatatcaattaatatactttaattttttattagtattaatatcaCTTTATTAATACCTAAAGTTTTAATCGAATGTGTCGGTAGGAATTGTGttgagtataatataattattaatattcgtataatgtgtaatttatttcatttctttcctttttatataaaaatatgaaaatccaTTTCTCAATCTTATTATAAAGACTAAAGATGcttaattcagaaaaaaaaatttctttttaatcttttcgtTAAAAACTTGATAACATTAAatctatgtgtaaaaataatgtctTACAATTGCTAATTAGTCGTATATGCTGTTCAGTTATAATGTACTTTTagtaacattttttctattatattatcattatttttttcttaattgttcaatttctaacaataagttacaaaaccaaataaattattttcaatatatatcttcaaaattttaaaaagtttataaaaattttgacataaaacgTTTTTCTCaaagatatcaaatattataaattcataattaatataattcataataaatgataattaaattaataacagacATTAAGAAACATTGATGCAACATGAT
This sequence is a window from Anoplolepis gracilipes chromosome 10, ASM4749672v1, whole genome shotgun sequence. Protein-coding genes within it:
- the Hex70b gene encoding hexamerin 70b, translating into MKAIALFLAAVCLAHATQVPTHTADKAYLVKQRNLYELFWHVDQPTVYHPELYQKARTFNLEDNLASFTDQAAITEFLQRWKHGMLPRGEVFTMTVPQHHQDAMSLFRVFYTAKDFDTFYNTAVWARFHVNEYMYTYVLSVAVLHRPDTKNIRLPPIYELHPQYFFNDEVIHKAYRIAMGDTQSVGLKKTIGGVDNYYIPANYSGWYMMNDETLEQQKLSYFTEDVGLNAFYVAQSYEFPTWMNTVNYNLPQNVRGDFYMYMHKVFLNRYYIERLSNDLGEIDYVDVTKPIVSGYYPTMQHHNGLPVPQRPVGYVVPLEAYKDVQALHDHHIRISNAIDRGYIVDTNGKHIDIYNSVDGFNHLANAIEGNVESVNPMYYGHIDALYRKILSTGLVHTTKHNPVPTALEMMSTRMRDPVFWRIYKTILTYYMRYKQHLPKYTHEELVFPGVTIESVTVDKLLTFFDHFESLISNVVSVRSHKEAQSMLIKARQYRLNHKPFTYHITVNSDKNVKAIIRIFIAPKYDVHGHELDMTENYMNFLELDQWVVDLTTGVNKIERSSHESIYVVPDEVPSDVLYKKIVKALEGGETFNYSEQPYGFPDRLILPKGKKEGMPLKLFVAVSHFDETMAIKLDTPVWGLSVVDVRPLGYPLDRPVSSNFTVPNFHIKDVLVYHKQAEELNLTM